In the Piscinibacter sp. XHJ-5 genome, one interval contains:
- a CDS encoding septal ring lytic transglycosylase RlpA family protein has translation MRTNRCTKRWTAWALMSLLAFATGIRAEPPAQPARDPAGATAQKPQIDHSGRPRVGKASFYARYFFGRRMADGTPMDPHGDNAASRTLPLGTKARVTNLETGRSAIVTIQDRGPYVKGRIVDLSPATAQRIGLTQRDGLAPVEVAPIAVPQPDGSVKSVAGADEDDRPEGTSRRGG, from the coding sequence ATGCGCACGAATCGCTGCACGAAACGATGGACCGCGTGGGCACTGATGTCGCTGCTGGCGTTCGCGACCGGCATCCGCGCCGAGCCCCCTGCACAGCCCGCTCGCGACCCGGCAGGCGCGACGGCACAGAAGCCGCAGATCGATCATTCGGGGCGGCCCCGCGTGGGCAAGGCTTCGTTCTATGCGCGGTACTTCTTCGGCCGCCGCATGGCCGACGGCACCCCCATGGATCCGCACGGCGACAACGCGGCGAGCCGCACGCTGCCGCTGGGGACCAAGGCCCGCGTCACCAATCTCGAGACGGGACGCAGCGCCATCGTGACCATCCAGGACCGCGGCCCGTATGTGAAGGGCCGCATCGTCGACCTCTCGCCGGCGACGGCGCAGCGGATCGGGCTCACGCAGCGCGACGGCCTCGCGCCGGTGGAAGTCGCCCCCATCGCCGTGCCGCAGCCGGATGGCAGCGTGAAGTCCGTCGCAGGTGCCGACGAAGACGATCGGCCCGAAGGCACATCGCGCCGCGGCGGATAG
- a CDS encoding glycoside hydrolase family 19 protein: protein MITDSQLRQIMPGLSQARRELYLPHLNQAMQANGVDTLLRTAAFVAQLAHESGELRFMEELWGPTPAQLRYEPPGDLARRLGNSEAGDGQRFKGRGPIQITGRFNYRRYGELLGVDFVGQPQLAAQPEHAFLTAGLFWKSNGLNELADSEQFVAITKRINGGTNGLAEREKYYARAKSVLEPGFEAGGRSRGVSVTSDEVLSRGHEAIVDVLGSRAASRKATARGKPSRRKRSEPMQL, encoded by the coding sequence ATGATCACCGACAGCCAGCTTCGGCAGATCATGCCCGGCCTGTCGCAGGCCAGGCGCGAGTTGTATTTGCCGCACCTGAACCAGGCGATGCAGGCCAACGGCGTGGACACGCTGCTGCGCACGGCCGCCTTCGTGGCGCAGCTGGCCCACGAGTCGGGAGAGCTCCGCTTCATGGAGGAGCTGTGGGGCCCGACGCCCGCCCAATTGCGCTACGAGCCCCCTGGCGACCTGGCCAGGCGGCTGGGCAACAGCGAGGCCGGCGACGGCCAGCGCTTCAAGGGGCGCGGGCCCATCCAGATCACCGGGCGCTTCAACTACCGAAGGTACGGTGAGCTGCTGGGGGTGGACTTCGTCGGCCAGCCGCAGCTGGCCGCCCAGCCCGAGCATGCGTTCTTGACGGCGGGCCTCTTCTGGAAGAGCAACGGCCTGAACGAGCTGGCGGACAGCGAGCAGTTCGTCGCCATCACCAAGCGCATCAACGGCGGAACCAACGGCCTGGCCGAGCGCGAGAAGTACTACGCCCGGGCCAAGAGCGTGCTGGAGCCGGGCTTCGAGGCCGGCGGCCGGTCGCGCGGCGTCAGCGTGACCAGCGACGAGGTGCTGTCGCGCGGCCACGAAGCCATTGTCGATGTCCTCGGTTCGCGCGCCGCGTCCCGGAAGGCGACGGCAAGGGGCAAGCCGTCGCGCCGCAAGCGGTCAGAGCCGATGCAGCTCTGA
- a CDS encoding N-acetylmuramic acid 6-phosphate etherase, giving the protein MLKTEIPSDCHPDLDQYPVADLVAAFIDDQAHAVQAVRSAAGRIALAVEAAVPRIAAGGRLLYVGAGTSGRLGVLDSVELFPTFSWPRERAVALLAGGQQAMFESVEGAEDSLEQGRIDIEGVRVAAGDVVILLAASGATPYVMGALEAARAAGALTIGIANNPAAPVTLGAEVAITLNTGSEVISGSTRLKAGTSQKIALNTLSSAIMVRLNKVYGNLMVDLQPTNAKLFRRAISLTMRATGADEDSARQALVACHYQVKVAIVSLLKKVDVAVAEARLASSAGSVRRAIADLP; this is encoded by the coding sequence ATGCTCAAGACCGAAATCCCGAGCGATTGCCACCCCGACCTGGACCAGTACCCGGTTGCCGACCTCGTCGCGGCCTTCATCGACGACCAGGCCCATGCCGTGCAGGCGGTGAGGTCCGCGGCCGGGCGCATCGCGCTGGCGGTGGAGGCCGCCGTGCCGCGGATCGCCGCCGGCGGACGCCTCCTGTACGTCGGCGCCGGCACGTCCGGGCGGCTGGGGGTGCTCGACAGCGTGGAGCTGTTTCCCACCTTCTCGTGGCCGCGCGAGCGCGCGGTGGCCCTGCTGGCGGGAGGCCAGCAGGCGATGTTCGAGTCGGTGGAAGGGGCGGAGGACAGCCTGGAGCAGGGCCGGATCGACATCGAGGGAGTGCGTGTCGCGGCCGGCGACGTCGTCATCCTGCTGGCCGCGTCAGGTGCGACGCCGTATGTGATGGGCGCGCTCGAAGCGGCGCGCGCCGCCGGTGCGCTGACCATCGGCATCGCGAACAACCCCGCCGCACCGGTGACCCTGGGCGCTGAAGTCGCGATCACCCTGAACACCGGCAGCGAGGTGATCTCGGGCAGCACGCGGCTGAAGGCCGGAACCTCGCAGAAGATCGCGCTGAACACGCTGTCCAGCGCGATCATGGTCCGGCTCAACAAGGTCTATGGCAACCTGATGGTCGACCTGCAGCCGACGAACGCCAAGCTGTTCCGACGCGCCATCAGCCTCACGATGCGCGCCACCGGCGCCGACGAGGACAGCGCGCGCCAGGCGCTCGTTGCCTGCCACTACCAGGTCAAGGTGGCGATCGTCTCGCTGCTCAAGAAAGTCGACGTGGCCGTGGCCGAGGCTCGCCTGGCCAGTTCGGCCGGGAGCGTTCGCCGCGCCATCGCCGACCTGCCGTGA
- a CDS encoding response regulator transcription factor — MTRCLVVDDDREIRDGVQSYLSRFGMITSAAASGAEMRRAMRAADFDVVILDLMLPDENGLDLCRWMRETSGVPVIMLTAQGDPISRVVGLEIGADDYVGKPFEPRELVARINAVLRRVNRGEAPATPDAERRVRFDGWELDRMQRELLSPDQLVVPLSSAEFRLLCAFIERPNRVLSRDQLIDASRAPGVDVNDRSIDLAVSRLRQKLADSPREPRLIRTVRGEGYLFAAKVTP, encoded by the coding sequence ATGACACGCTGCCTGGTGGTGGACGACGACCGCGAGATCCGCGACGGCGTCCAGTCCTATCTCAGCCGGTTCGGCATGATCACGTCCGCCGCGGCGAGCGGCGCCGAGATGCGCCGCGCGATGCGCGCCGCCGACTTCGACGTGGTCATCCTGGACCTGATGCTGCCCGACGAGAATGGCCTCGACCTGTGCCGGTGGATGCGCGAGACCTCGGGCGTGCCGGTCATCATGCTGACGGCCCAGGGCGACCCGATCAGTCGCGTGGTCGGCCTGGAGATCGGCGCCGACGACTACGTCGGCAAGCCCTTCGAGCCGCGCGAGCTGGTCGCGCGCATCAATGCGGTGCTGCGACGTGTCAACCGGGGCGAGGCACCGGCCACACCCGATGCCGAACGCCGCGTGCGCTTCGACGGCTGGGAGCTCGATCGCATGCAGCGCGAGCTGCTGTCGCCCGACCAGCTCGTGGTGCCGTTGTCGAGCGCCGAATTCCGCCTGCTGTGCGCCTTCATCGAGCGACCCAACCGCGTGCTCAGCCGCGACCAGCTCATCGACGCCAGCCGGGCCCCCGGCGTCGACGTGAACGACCGCAGCATCGACCTCGCCGTCTCCCGGCTGCGGCAGAAGCTCGCAGATTCGCCGCGCGAGCCGCGCCTCATCCGCACGGTGCGCGGCGAGGGTTATCTCTTTGCCGCCAAGGTGACGCCGTGA
- a CDS encoding MFS transporter: MPTDSLFSQRAYMRFWFARLAGAAGNQMMMVAVGWQMYDLTASAWDLGLVGLLQFLPALVLTLPAGHVADRHHRGRILAATMGLSALLGLVLVIASQGQWASRELLLALSVALGTVKAFQMPASQSLAPLLVPPSMLPRALAFSSSAMQVSIIAGPALGGFIYVAGPHAVYAVCAGLFAIGSGMILGLRYEHQPPPKEPVTLQTVFAGVHYIWQRKVVLGAISLDLFAVLLGGATALLPMFAKDVLHVGPWGLGLLRSAPGVGALLMSAALTRWPVTRRVGRVMFASVAVYGAATLAFGLSTSFVLSLVALFVSGAADMVSVVIRHSLVQLETPNDMRGRVSAVNSIFIGASNQLGEFESGAVAAWLGPVGSVVVGGVGTLIVVAVWMKLFPSLAQRERLA, from the coding sequence ATGCCGACCGATTCGCTCTTCTCCCAGCGCGCCTACATGCGCTTCTGGTTCGCCCGGCTCGCGGGTGCGGCCGGCAACCAGATGATGATGGTGGCGGTGGGCTGGCAGATGTACGACTTGACGGCCAGCGCCTGGGATCTCGGGCTGGTCGGCCTGCTGCAGTTCCTGCCGGCGCTGGTCCTCACGCTGCCCGCCGGCCATGTGGCTGACCGGCATCATCGCGGCCGCATCCTGGCTGCCACCATGGGTCTGTCGGCGCTGCTCGGCCTGGTGCTGGTGATCGCCTCGCAGGGGCAGTGGGCCAGCCGCGAGTTGCTGCTGGCCTTGTCGGTCGCGCTCGGCACGGTCAAGGCGTTCCAGATGCCGGCCTCCCAATCGCTCGCGCCGCTGCTGGTGCCCCCTTCGATGCTGCCGCGCGCGCTCGCCTTCAGCTCGTCGGCGATGCAGGTCTCGATCATTGCCGGCCCGGCGCTCGGTGGTTTCATCTACGTCGCGGGCCCGCACGCCGTGTACGCGGTCTGCGCGGGCCTCTTCGCGATCGGCTCCGGGATGATCCTCGGCTTGCGCTACGAGCACCAGCCGCCGCCCAAGGAGCCGGTGACGCTGCAGACCGTGTTCGCCGGCGTGCACTACATCTGGCAGCGCAAGGTCGTGCTGGGCGCCATCTCGCTGGACCTGTTCGCGGTGCTGCTCGGCGGCGCGACGGCGCTGCTGCCGATGTTCGCCAAGGATGTGCTGCACGTGGGCCCCTGGGGGCTGGGGCTGCTGCGCTCGGCGCCGGGAGTCGGAGCGCTGCTGATGTCGGCCGCGCTCACGCGCTGGCCGGTCACGCGCCGCGTCGGCCGCGTCATGTTCGCCTCGGTGGCCGTCTACGGCGCGGCGACCCTGGCGTTCGGACTGTCGACGTCGTTCGTCCTCTCGCTGGTCGCGCTGTTCGTCTCCGGAGCGGCCGACATGGTCAGCGTGGTGATCCGCCACTCGCTGGTTCAGCTGGAAACGCCCAACGACATGCGTGGACGCGTCAGCGCAGTCAATTCGATCTTCATCGGGGCGTCCAACCAGCTCGGCGAGTTCGAGTCAGGCGCCGTGGCGGCATGGCTGGGCCCGGTGGGATCGGTGGTCGTCGGCGGCGTGGGGACGCTGATCGTGGTGGCGGTGTGGATGAAGCTGTTTCCGTCGCTGGCGCAGCGCGAGAGATTGGCGTAG
- a CDS encoding ATP-binding protein: protein MKRLWRDTLFKRLFILMWVALVGSHLVAFALVTKHFSPGDAGPDGPPPQHSLPTLPSLPPTPGLPDDPRTGRPPDEMEEPPGPRELPAGMLVLDYGVRLAVIGLAAWWGARWLSRPMQRLVDASRSLGPAIGRDDQLPQLDERRGTFEVREASRVFNDMARQLNDDFKSRGLLAAAISHDLRTPLTRVRMRLETLESEPAAQRCIADVREMNQLIDTVLDVFRGHGMAEAPKQTDVCALAQSLADDLVEQGHAVTFRGGPARAKSQPAALRRALANLIENAVRYGDAAQVSVASDDGRVRIVVEDRGPGIPEAQLDAVFRPFHRVDASRSRDTGGIGLGLYIARDLLQRQGGTVTVANRDGGGLRATIELPAL from the coding sequence GTGAAACGACTGTGGCGCGACACGCTGTTCAAGCGGCTGTTCATCCTGATGTGGGTGGCCCTGGTCGGCAGTCACCTCGTGGCCTTCGCCCTCGTGACGAAACACTTCTCGCCCGGCGATGCAGGGCCCGACGGACCGCCGCCGCAGCACTCGCTGCCCACGCTGCCCTCGCTGCCCCCCACGCCGGGGTTGCCCGACGATCCGCGCACCGGGCGCCCGCCCGACGAGATGGAAGAGCCGCCGGGCCCGCGTGAGCTGCCCGCCGGCATGCTGGTGCTCGACTACGGCGTGCGCCTGGCGGTCATCGGGCTGGCCGCCTGGTGGGGCGCGCGCTGGCTGTCCCGGCCGATGCAGCGGCTGGTCGATGCGTCGCGCTCGCTGGGACCGGCCATCGGCCGCGACGACCAGCTGCCGCAGCTCGACGAACGGCGCGGCACGTTCGAGGTGCGCGAAGCGTCGCGGGTCTTCAACGACATGGCGCGCCAGCTCAACGACGACTTCAAGTCGCGCGGCCTGCTCGCGGCGGCGATCTCGCACGACCTGCGCACGCCGCTGACGCGGGTGCGCATGCGGCTCGAGACCCTGGAGTCCGAGCCTGCCGCGCAGCGCTGCATCGCCGACGTGCGCGAGATGAACCAGCTCATCGACACCGTGCTCGACGTGTTCCGCGGCCACGGCATGGCCGAGGCGCCGAAGCAGACCGACGTCTGCGCGCTGGCGCAGTCGCTGGCCGACGACCTGGTCGAGCAAGGACATGCCGTCACGTTTCGCGGCGGGCCGGCACGCGCGAAGTCGCAGCCGGCGGCCCTGCGGCGCGCCCTCGCGAACCTGATCGAGAACGCGGTTCGCTACGGCGATGCGGCGCAGGTGTCGGTGGCCAGCGACGACGGCCGCGTGCGGATCGTGGTCGAGGACCGCGGCCCCGGCATCCCGGAGGCGCAGCTGGACGCGGTGTTCCGTCCGTTCCACCGCGTCGATGCCTCGCGCAGCCGCGACACCGGCGGCATCGGCCTGGGGCTGTACATCGCGCGTGACCTGCTGCAGCGCCAGGGCGGCACGGTCACCGTCGCCAACCGCGACGGCGGCGGCCTGCGCGCGACGATCGAGCTTCCCGCGCTCTAG
- a CDS encoding intradiol ring-cleavage dioxygenase: protein MEAHDAGLAHDLQTLAASIAERRRALRWLAGGAGALALWGCGGGGDDTSGTSTTTTTDTTTSTGTTTTTGSTSTTTCPVIPEETAGPYPGDGSNSNGSGIANALALSGIVRSDIRSSIAGATGVANGVTLTVKLHLVNTNSSCADLSGYAVYLWHCTADGKYSMYSSGVTGENYLRGVQQADSDGLVAFTTIFPGCYSGRMPHIHFEVYRSSTTATSYTNKLKTSQIAFPTDVCAEVYATSGYSASAANLAAISFSTDNVFSDGVTLQLATVTGNATDGYVAELQVGVGA, encoded by the coding sequence ATGGAAGCACACGACGCCGGGCTTGCCCACGACCTTCAAACCCTTGCCGCCTCCATTGCCGAACGGCGCCGCGCGCTGCGCTGGCTCGCAGGCGGCGCCGGCGCGTTGGCGCTGTGGGGTTGCGGAGGCGGCGGGGACGACACATCCGGCACCAGCACGACGACGACCACCGACACCACGACCAGCACCGGCACCACGACCACCACCGGCAGCACCAGCACGACCACCTGCCCGGTGATCCCCGAGGAGACCGCCGGCCCGTACCCGGGCGACGGCTCGAACAGCAATGGCAGCGGAATCGCCAACGCGCTCGCGCTGTCGGGCATCGTGCGCAGCGACATTCGTTCGAGCATCGCCGGCGCCACCGGCGTGGCGAACGGCGTGACCCTCACCGTCAAGCTGCACCTGGTCAACACCAACAGCAGCTGCGCCGACCTCTCCGGGTATGCGGTGTACCTGTGGCACTGCACCGCCGACGGCAAGTACTCGATGTATTCCTCGGGCGTCACCGGAGAGAACTACCTGCGCGGCGTGCAGCAGGCCGACAGCGACGGACTCGTCGCCTTCACGACCATCTTCCCCGGCTGCTACAGCGGCCGCATGCCGCACATCCACTTCGAGGTGTACCGCTCCTCGACCACCGCAACCTCGTACACCAACAAGCTGAAGACCTCGCAAATCGCTTTCCCGACCGACGTGTGCGCCGAGGTGTACGCCACCAGCGGCTACAGCGCGAGCGCGGCCAATCTGGCTGCGATCAGCTTCTCCACGGACAACGTCTTCAGCGATGGCGTGACGCTGCAGCTGGCAACCGTGACCGGCAACGCCACCGACGGCTACGTCGCGGAGCTGCAGGTCGGCGTGGGCGCCTGA
- a CDS encoding YbhN family protein: protein MDRPRESRTAGTPEPVRWRGYGRGPRHLLTIGLLLLGGTLLVSHLGSVDWRAMREVMGDLSYRSLGRAALLGAASYAVYCSFDLLAQRTTGHPLTRGHVLAIAFVGHACALSLGPAGAGVRFRLYAHHGVPAHLTAALWLFNVFTNWLGFATLAGVALATRVVALPPDWGLAGLPLQWFGVALLGAVCLYLVACRLARDHRLVLRGVTFRLPPLPVAAAQCGLSSLNWLLLAGVLHALLGERVPFESVLLALMASALALAIIDVPAGLGVLETVFVALLSPQVPATEVLGALLAYRAIYFVGPLLLASVVYLALEWDAVTAGRRWRGERSRPNWPGEPRPRPRRLS from the coding sequence GTGGACCGTCCCCGCGAATCCCGCACCGCCGGGACGCCCGAGCCGGTGCGCTGGCGCGGCTATGGCCGAGGGCCGCGGCACCTGCTCACGATCGGCCTGCTGCTGCTGGGGGGCACGCTCCTGGTGAGCCATCTGGGCAGCGTCGACTGGCGCGCCATGCGCGAGGTGATGGGCGACCTCTCGTACCGGTCTCTCGGGCGGGCCGCCCTCCTGGGAGCAGCAAGCTATGCGGTGTACTGCAGCTTCGACCTGCTCGCGCAACGCACCACCGGCCATCCGCTGACCCGGGGTCATGTCCTCGCCATCGCCTTCGTCGGCCACGCCTGCGCGCTGAGCCTCGGGCCCGCCGGCGCCGGTGTGCGCTTCCGCCTCTACGCCCATCACGGCGTACCGGCGCACCTCACGGCGGCGCTGTGGCTGTTCAATGTCTTCACCAACTGGCTCGGCTTCGCGACGCTGGCCGGCGTCGCGCTGGCGACGCGCGTCGTCGCGCTGCCGCCGGACTGGGGCCTGGCAGGCCTGCCGCTGCAATGGTTCGGCGTCGCCCTGCTCGGCGCGGTCTGCCTGTACCTGGTGGCCTGCCGCCTGGCCCGCGACCACCGCCTGGTGCTGCGCGGCGTGACATTCCGCCTGCCGCCGCTGCCGGTCGCCGCCGCGCAGTGCGGGCTGTCGTCGCTCAACTGGCTGCTGCTGGCCGGCGTGCTCCATGCCCTGCTCGGCGAGCGGGTGCCTTTCGAATCGGTCCTGTTGGCCCTGATGGCCAGCGCCCTCGCACTGGCCATCATCGACGTGCCGGCCGGCCTGGGCGTGCTGGAGACCGTGTTCGTCGCCCTGCTGAGCCCGCAGGTGCCGGCCACCGAAGTGCTGGGGGCGCTGCTCGCCTACCGCGCGATCTACTTCGTCGGACCGCTGCTGCTGGCGAGCGTCGTGTATCTCGCGCTGGAGTGGGACGCTGTCACGGCAGGTCGGCGATGGCGCGGCGAACGCTCCCGGCCGAACTGGCCAGGCGAGCCTCGGCCACGGCCACGTCGACTTTCTTGA
- a CDS encoding EAL domain-containing protein — protein sequence MGLISKLSHGKLVLPLLVFAAGAALSIGLGVAADREVQRGASQRFDAVATDLARKVEGQFDAYTEVLVGLRALFSTSDAVTGEQFSEYVAGLSLSTSYPGFCVVNYAPLSPSAERPYAHPVSFIEPRAGNEHVVGKDLASAPRAMRALEQARDTGGLTSSGRKIKISSSAGDIGLAMRLPVYRPRMSLATVDERRAAYIGSVGAGFSVDRMMRDVVAGHGDGLVRLRLFDAGPGQQALGTRVEARMTDVAPLEEGLLFDSAEHEPAAAANERMVRTLAFDLGGHSWLVEVSEDASRVLGRMDRSIPWLIVLCGIAMSTLLAGIVYSLATARSRAQAIANAMTVHLRTSERQLEEAQHLANLGSWLLDAQSGAVFCSDEARRIFGFDAGPALPDLETLLSRVPDDERAAVQTHIEGASQSGQRSEFEHRLRLADGTERWVHTIVQLTEEDGRRVLRGTVRDDTQRRKGALRLQLEHEIAQLLVSDSEPELVMSRAIEAVCTHLRWDCGAFWGVHEDALARCAAAWYAGDEPVLSQFVRISRTLNYRSDEGSLGRAWRTGEAVVIDTLTAKVDFTRDALAHQSGLATGVVVPIAAGGSATALEFFSRQAKAVDADVLDALRTIALQIAQFEQRKRAEQALRYMASHDSLTGLANRSSLQRDLARAVKRSNRHQKRFAVMFVDIDRFKQINDTLGHGVGDAMIKACGERLSKVLREDDAVARFGGDEFVLVLENLSKASDAAVVADKVLACCAEPFVIGERELHVTASIGVSIYPEDGADGETLLKNADTAMYRAKDKGRGNYQFYAAQMNAQGTERLMIESGLRRAIERGELELHYQPKMNLQTQSIAGVEALMRWRHPVLGMVSPVQFIPIAEETGLIDAMGRWALQQACSDARAWQERGLPPVQMSVNLSPRQLNSRTLIADIAEVLRSTGLDPSLLELEITEGAMMKNPEHAVGMLQQIRDMGIGLAIDDFGTGYSSLSYLKRFPLSTVKIDRSFVNDLSQDGDAQALTDGIITLAHGLRMKVVAEGVETEAQLTHLHRRGCDEIQGYWLCKPLPADAACKFMARHLRSLFVAPAVA from the coding sequence ATGGGCCTGATATCGAAGCTGTCGCACGGCAAGCTGGTGCTGCCGCTGCTGGTGTTCGCGGCGGGCGCGGCACTGTCGATCGGCCTGGGCGTGGCCGCGGACCGGGAAGTCCAGCGCGGCGCCAGCCAGCGCTTCGATGCGGTGGCCACCGACCTCGCACGCAAGGTGGAAGGCCAGTTCGATGCCTACACCGAGGTCCTCGTCGGCTTGCGCGCGCTGTTCAGCACGTCCGATGCCGTCACGGGCGAGCAGTTCAGCGAGTATGTGGCCGGCCTGTCGCTGTCCACGAGCTATCCCGGCTTCTGCGTCGTCAACTACGCACCGCTGTCACCCTCGGCCGAGCGTCCCTATGCCCATCCGGTGAGCTTCATCGAGCCGCGCGCCGGCAACGAACACGTGGTCGGCAAGGACCTTGCGAGCGCGCCGCGGGCGATGAGAGCGCTCGAGCAGGCTCGCGACACCGGCGGGCTCACCTCGTCGGGTCGCAAGATCAAGATCAGCAGCAGCGCCGGCGACATCGGACTGGCGATGCGCCTTCCGGTGTATCGCCCGCGCATGTCGTTGGCCACCGTCGATGAGCGGCGCGCCGCCTACATCGGGTCGGTCGGCGCCGGCTTCAGCGTCGACCGCATGATGCGCGACGTCGTCGCCGGACACGGCGACGGTCTCGTCCGGCTGCGGCTGTTCGATGCCGGGCCCGGCCAGCAGGCGCTCGGGACGCGCGTCGAAGCGAGGATGACCGACGTGGCGCCGCTCGAAGAGGGACTGCTGTTCGACAGCGCCGAGCATGAGCCCGCTGCCGCCGCGAACGAGCGCATGGTTCGCACGCTGGCCTTCGATCTGGGCGGGCACTCGTGGCTCGTCGAAGTGAGCGAGGATGCCTCCCGTGTCCTGGGCCGGATGGACCGCTCCATCCCGTGGCTCATCGTGCTGTGCGGCATCGCGATGAGCACGCTGCTCGCCGGCATCGTCTACTCGCTGGCGACGGCGCGCAGCCGCGCCCAGGCCATCGCCAACGCGATGACCGTGCACCTTCGCACCAGCGAACGCCAGCTCGAGGAAGCGCAGCACCTGGCCAACCTCGGAAGCTGGCTGCTCGACGCGCAAAGCGGCGCGGTGTTCTGCTCCGACGAGGCCAGGCGCATCTTCGGCTTCGATGCCGGCCCGGCGCTGCCCGATCTCGAGACGCTGCTCTCGCGGGTGCCCGACGACGAGCGCGCGGCGGTGCAGACGCACATCGAGGGGGCGTCGCAATCGGGACAGCGCAGCGAGTTCGAGCATCGCCTGCGGCTCGCGGACGGCACCGAGCGGTGGGTGCACACCATCGTGCAGCTCACCGAGGAAGACGGCAGGCGCGTGCTGCGCGGCACGGTGCGCGACGACACGCAGCGGCGCAAGGGCGCGCTGCGGCTGCAGCTCGAGCACGAGATCGCGCAGCTGCTGGTCAGCGACAGCGAGCCCGAGCTGGTGATGTCGCGTGCGATCGAGGCGGTGTGCACGCATCTGCGCTGGGATTGCGGCGCCTTCTGGGGCGTGCACGAGGACGCGCTGGCGCGATGCGCAGCGGCCTGGTATGCCGGCGACGAGCCGGTCCTCTCGCAGTTCGTCCGGATCAGCCGCACGCTGAACTACCGCAGCGACGAAGGCTCGCTGGGACGCGCCTGGCGCACCGGCGAGGCGGTCGTCATCGACACGCTCACGGCCAAGGTCGACTTCACGCGCGACGCGCTGGCGCATCAGAGCGGTCTCGCGACCGGCGTCGTCGTGCCGATCGCCGCCGGCGGCAGCGCGACCGCGCTCGAGTTCTTCAGCCGCCAGGCGAAGGCGGTCGACGCCGATGTGCTGGACGCGCTGCGCACGATTGCACTCCAGATTGCGCAGTTCGAGCAGCGCAAGCGCGCCGAGCAGGCCCTGCGCTACATGGCGAGCCACGACTCGCTCACCGGGCTGGCCAACCGCAGCTCGCTGCAGCGCGACCTGGCCCGCGCGGTCAAGCGCAGCAACCGCCACCAGAAGCGCTTCGCGGTGATGTTCGTCGACATCGATCGCTTCAAGCAGATCAACGACACCCTGGGCCATGGCGTCGGCGACGCCATGATCAAGGCCTGCGGCGAGCGTCTCTCGAAGGTGCTGCGCGAGGACGACGCGGTCGCGCGCTTCGGCGGCGACGAATTCGTGCTGGTGCTCGAGAACCTGTCCAAGGCGAGCGATGCCGCCGTCGTGGCCGACAAGGTGCTTGCGTGTTGCGCCGAGCCCTTCGTCATCGGAGAGCGCGAGCTGCACGTGACGGCCAGCATCGGCGTGAGCATCTATCCGGAGGACGGCGCCGACGGCGAGACGCTGCTGAAGAACGCCGACACGGCGATGTACCGCGCCAAGGACAAGGGACGGGGCAACTACCAGTTCTATGCGGCGCAGATGAACGCCCAGGGCACCGAGCGGCTGATGATCGAGTCGGGCCTGCGGCGCGCCATCGAGCGCGGCGAGCTGGAGCTGCACTACCAGCCGAAGATGAATCTCCAGACGCAGTCCATCGCCGGCGTCGAGGCGCTGATGCGCTGGCGCCATCCGGTGCTGGGCATGGTGTCGCCGGTGCAGTTCATCCCGATCGCCGAAGAGACCGGCCTGATCGACGCCATGGGCCGCTGGGCGTTGCAGCAGGCTTGCAGCGATGCGCGTGCATGGCAGGAGCGCGGGCTGCCGCCGGTGCAGATGAGCGTGAACCTTTCGCCGCGCCAGCTCAACAGCCGCACGCTGATCGCCGACATCGCCGAGGTGCTGCGCAGCACCGGGCTGGACCCGTCGCTGCTGGAGCTCGAGATCACCGAAGGCGCGATGATGAAGAACCCCGAGCATGCGGTCGGCATGCTGCAGCAGATCCGCGACATGGGGATCGGCCTGGCGATCGACGACTTCGGCACGGGCTATTCGTCGCTGTCGTACCTGAAGCGATTCCCGCTGTCCACGGTGAAGATCGACCGCTCCTTCGTCAACGACCTGTCGCAGGACGGCGATGCACAGGCGCTGACCGACGGCATCATCACCCTGGCCCACGGCCTGCGCATGAAGGTGGTGGCAGAGGGCGTCGAGACCGAAGCGCAGCTCACGCATCTCCACCGCAGAGGCTGCGACGAGATCCAGGGCTACTGGCTCTGCAAGCCGCTGCCGGCGGACGCTGCCTGCAAGTTCATGGCGCGGCACCTGCGCAGCCTGTTCGTCGCGCCCGCAGTGGCGTAA
- a CDS encoding DUF3096 domain-containing protein: MNIHLSLGPLISLIAGILILIMPKLLNFIVAIYLIVIGLIGLFGMGSLRIH, encoded by the coding sequence ATGAACATCCACCTCAGCCTCGGCCCGCTCATCAGCCTCATAGCCGGCATCCTGATCCTCATCATGCCGAAGCTGCTCAACTTCATCGTCGCGATCTACCTCATCGTGATCGGCCTCATCGGCCTGTTCGGCATGGGCAGCCTGCGCATCCACTAG